In Trichomycterus rosablanca isolate fTriRos1 chromosome 2, fTriRos1.hap1, whole genome shotgun sequence, the genomic window ACTTTGATGTCTTGATTGCCTTACATCAATTTCTACGTGTTTACACTGACACAGGTTCAAAGCATTATGGGAGACACAAAGCAACTCACATGGGTAGCACTAtttgggtagtactgtcgcctcacagcaagaaggtcctgggttcgatccccaggtggggcggtccgggtcctttctgtgtggagtttgcatgttctagccgtgtccgcgtgggtttcctccgggtgctccggcttcctcccacagtccaaagacgtgcaagtgaggtgaattggagacactaaattgtccatgactgtgttggatataaccttgtgcaCTGATGGGCCTTGTGTTgtggctaccgttcctgtcatgaatgtagcgccaaggtgtaaaacatgatgttaaaatcctaataaacaaacaaacaaacagtggaCTACACACTACTCCAAGCATTTGGGACGGAGCCTAGAGCCTTTGTCTAGTTGCTAAACGATAATTcacattattgttttgttagtaACGCTCTTTTCGTATCAAGATGGAAAGAAATGACATGTTAAATGAGGAATGTGTTTACAAAAGAGCCAGAAAACAAATGTTTTGCTTGAATGTGATTATGTGAATGAGTCACACCAAAGAAGCAGAGCATAAAACACACATGCTATTAGACTGAATGATTAAAGATCCAGTTTGTTTATTGTATGCAaataacatttcatttatttggcAGTGGTTGGAACAGGGGTTCAATATCATTCAGCAATGGTCATGAAGCagagattagcattagcatgctAAGCAGCCCTAATGTTTACAAAGTGGCTTAAAACTTCACATGAAAAAACAAAAGAGATGTGGTGTTAGGACACGAGTCAGTGGGTCACATGTGGGCGTACCTTGACCTTCCAAGAAGCACTAGTCACTGAGCATGCTAATAATAAGCTGCAGTTGTAAACAtggcttatgtgtgtgtgtgtgtgtgggtacatTGAGAGATCCATGTGGTAATGtgttaatacaaatacaaatcttcAAATGGCTAAAACACAATACAGATCAATACAATGACAACAGGCTttgaaacataaaaaaatcGAGTGGTTTGCACTGGAATGTAGTGGTAAAATTTGGCATTTGGTAGATAGTTAAATTTGGTAGGCTAATaatagtacaaaaatacattgaaattaaaaaaaagccaaaacaGGGGTGTAAAGAGGTCTGGAGTGGCTCTCTTAAAGCTCCTACGGGCGCTCCTCTAACACCTCTTCTACATTCTCTTCCTCTACCAACTCCACCACTTCCACTACCTCCTCCTTCTTGACCTGCACTTCCTCTTTTACAGGCTCTGCTGCCTTCGCCACCTCTGGCTCGGCCTTTGTGGCAGCTGTCGCCTCTGTTTTCGCCTCCTGGTTCGAATTTGCCGCGTTGGTCTCGTTCTCGGTGGAACGCTGCTGACTGACTGCGTTTGCCAAGTAGCCAATCAATGTCATGTACTCTTGAAAGCTGACTTTTCCATCTTGGTTGGAGTCGAGGCCTTGACGCATGTTCTTGATAGCCTTGGAGCTGTCTGTATCCTGCACACAAAAGCAACGAGTTATAAAAAAGAGCataaatacaaaacagaaaGACCagtatgttttctttatttgtttatataaaacaacaataacttgTTACTAATTGGGTGCTCGGATGGCACAGCGTTCTATTAAGCTACCTAttcagggccgctcaggtggcgcagcggtaaaaacacacgctgggacaccagagctgggagctcgaatacattgtatcgagtctcagctctgcctgccggctgggctgagcagccacatgaacaacgattggcctgttgttcagataggagtgggatattaaaagctggatagggactctctcataactaatgcaactacgacctctgctggctgattgatggcgcctgcacagagacaggaaaaggGTGTtgtcggggtgtgtctctccgtacacagtgctgatctgcattgcactcgtcaaagtgtaggtgacaaaatgcatacggctgctgcccacgggtcggggcgtgggttagcttcgttcttctaAATCAGAGcgaggatcggcattggtggagaggaagcatgacacaatcgggcaattggacgagctaaaggggtaaaaatgcataaacaatatatatttatattgtttatgcatttttacccCATTTTTACCCCTTTAGCTCgttcaattgcccgattgtgtcatgcttcctctccaccaatgccgattacCCGCTACTATAAGCTACCTATTCAGACAAGATCAACTATGTCTGGGGAAAACCTTCGCCCTGTGAattagcaccctgtccagggtattcctgctttgcgtCCAGTGTTTTCTTGTGAAACCAGACATAATGATAATGAAACCATGTGGCTGTGTGGCAACCTACTATACCAGCTGTGCCTCTGTGCCACCCTAACTGTagtaatgaaaaacaaaatactgaAATCTCAATGCCTTGTCTTTGGCCATCTTGCATAAATTACTGCTGTAATGTTtgtaaaaatcaattatatgaaataaatcatATGCGCCTAAATTTTGGCAATAGTTTGGGGAGGATCCTTTTCTTATCCATAAGTATTTATGTGCCCAAactaaggtccataaagacatggcatGTAAAAACTAGTGGCCTGAACAGCACCTTGACCTTAACCGCAATAAACATTGATTGTGCAACAGACCTCCAAAATCAGTGCTTGAGCACCCAAATTCTCTTTTGACcggatgggcacaaatcccaacaatcttgtggaaagtcttttcagaagagtggaggctgttacagctgcaaaggTGGGGAAGGAAGTTTGGTGCATGTTTTTAAACCAGAAATCGAACACGCTTGTTGTCCGGTGTCTAACTGAAATAAGTTATGCTCACCTAGCCTCACTTTTACTATTATGGGCAATGCAGAGTTGGCAAGACATTCAcaactataaacaaataaactgcTCAGTGATGAACAGAGCACAATAAAAGTAGGTCTAGGGCATTaaggtggtgcagctgtaaattATGCTGGTCCACtatcgctgggatccagggtttgaacccCTAGTGGTGCTATGGGCCAGTcagacagacatgattagctttgTATAAAGACGGTGTATGGCCAAGGCCCTGCTAAGGTCAGAAGTATGCAGGATGCATCTGAGCCCAGCGATTTTAATTCTTTGGGCATTTCCCATTTATTAAGCAAATACTTGGAAATCTAAGATGAGATGGTGAATAGCTcagagggccagtgatagctcagtggttaaggtactagactagtaaacagaaggttgccggttcaagccccgccatcaccaagttgccactgttgggtccctgagcaaggcccttaaccctcaattgctcatcgtgttcagctcattgtgtaagtcactttggataaaagcgtctgctaaatgctgacaatgtaaaatgtaaatggtgaaTGACTGAGAATAAATTAAGCTCTAGTTCCTCACCGTCATGATGTTCTTCAGCTGGTTCTTCACTAGGTTTTGGAAGTCCTTCTCTCCCAGGTTCTCCTTGCCCTTTGCTGATTTCAAGAAAATTGACACTACTGTCTTAATAGCTCCTTCCATGTTTGCAGTCACCTATGAACAAGCATTGAGAAAAGATATTTAGGAACTTGATTCCAGAAGAAACCAGGAATACCATGAAAAAGGTTTTATTGAAGGATCTGAAATAGCAGATGTAAGGTAAAATCACACAGATTACTGTTAATACCTTTCTTGATCACCCTCAATAATTCGAGCCGTGCAGCATCTATTCTGATGCAGGGAGATTCATCCCTAAAAGCAACCGCACAGACACAGGGTCTGCcttaaaacctagtgatctctctacatcaCCCTATGcactctcccgagaagaagactttaaccttaaaatgctgcctactagaATGCCCTATTTCGAAGCTAtgaaactgactgaataattagaggtgaaggcaatcccagcattcagtgcagcacaacttttctcacaaacaaTTACAAATATGGTGTGCAAATGCGCCACCACAAacaagttcttttcaaatgtaaatacattctcaatgatttttaatttgtataaaggtgtacaagtgaaATTAGCAAATTTGGGCTTGAAGGGACAGTTTGACCATTTTGGTACACAAAGTGAGATTGTGCCGCTTCGGTGTATTGGtgtgaatggcctgaggctaactgtgttagcttagtaagtaaaactgtggtgacgtaatcaCAGTAATGTCCAAATAATCTGCCCTATgagttcaatgttttattagaatcctctttacttaggcagctgcctaggtaggcagtaggcaacaaGGTAGCTCACTAGATTTTTTAGGACAGACCTGGCTTTGTTAGAATGGTAACAGCAATAACCTCAACCAGGTCTCAGGATTAAAGTTTCTGCACTGTCCACGTTGGAGTCCTGAAAAGCAGTTCTTAGACTTGTGTTTACTTCCTTTCTCCCAATAAGCTTGTAAACCCGTAGGCTTTCAGATATACCGATATGGCAGTGTAAAAGTCAGTCTTTGTCAACTGTCTGCAAAGCATTAGAAACCTTTTGCCGACCTCCATAATGAATTAACAGTAAAGACATGTTTGACAAGGCTTGACAAGATGAGCGCACTAATGAGTTTGTCTGATGTTTTATATGAGACGTTTCTAACACTAAGGTATGCAGCACAAATTCACTGATAAGTGCTTTACAATTATGGATGGAACCTGGTGTTTCACAGTATTAAACTGAGGCAGAGCCTCATCATTCAAAACAAGCAACGGCTGTtcgaaatgcattaaaatgaccTTATTAACCGACAGCAT contains:
- the s100u gene encoding S100 calcium binding protein U, which produces MEGAIKTVVSIFLKSAKGKENLGEKDFQNLVKNQLKNIMTDTDSSKAIKNMRQGLDSNQDGKVSFQEYMTLIGYLANAVSQQRSTENETNAANSNQEAKTEATAATKAEPEVAKAAEPVKEEVQVKKEEVVEVVELVEEENVEEVLEERP